One genomic segment of Synechocystis sp. LKSZ1 includes these proteins:
- a CDS encoding alpha/beta hydrolase — MKLLQPFPDRPHFPFLLYLPGLDGTGQLFYRQAASLSTCFNLRYLSLPPHPLTDWPLLSQQVLDLWYEEQSGAPLVLCGESFGGCLALSLASQAVSQVEQLILVNPASSFRLAPWLSWGIPLAPWLPDLLYSLGTWAFLPWLAQLERLTAYDQQRLRQAMATLSPAMVSQRLALLQTFALSAFQLSQITQPTLILASEGDRLLPSVQEAAFLQKHLPQAVIHPLPDSGHACLLETSLDLGAILRRYDLLPKVLSGVG, encoded by the coding sequence ATGAAACTCCTGCAACCCTTTCCCGACCGGCCCCATTTCCCCTTCCTTCTCTACCTGCCGGGTTTGGACGGTACAGGCCAACTGTTTTATCGCCAGGCCGCTTCTCTGAGTACCTGCTTTAATCTCCGCTATTTGTCCTTACCCCCTCACCCGCTCACGGATTGGCCGCTTCTGAGTCAACAGGTGTTAGACCTCTGGTACGAGGAACAGTCAGGAGCGCCCCTGGTACTCTGTGGGGAATCCTTTGGCGGCTGTCTCGCTTTGTCCCTGGCCAGTCAAGCCGTTTCTCAGGTGGAACAGTTGATTTTGGTGAATCCTGCCTCCTCCTTTCGGTTGGCCCCTTGGTTGAGCTGGGGGATTCCTTTAGCCCCATGGTTGCCCGATCTACTTTATAGCCTGGGGACTTGGGCCTTTCTGCCCTGGCTGGCCCAATTAGAGCGGCTCACTGCCTACGACCAACAAAGACTGCGTCAGGCCATGGCCACGCTTTCTCCTGCAATGGTGAGTCAACGGCTGGCCCTGTTGCAAACCTTTGCCCTGTCAGCATTTCAGCTCAGCCAAATTACCCAGCCCACCCTGATCCTGGCCAGTGAGGGCGACCGCTTGCTTCCGTCTGTCCAGGAGGCCGCCTTTTTACAAAAACACCTCCCCCAGGCCGTGATCCATCCGCTACCCGACAGTGGCCATGCCTGTCTGCTGGAAACCAGCCTAGACTTGGGGGCTATTTTGCGACGCTACGATCTGTTGCCGAAGGTATTGTCCGGCGTCGGCTAG
- a CDS encoding LON peptidase substrate-binding domain-containing protein yields MASSLAIRELPLFPLPEVVLFPGRPLPLHIFEFRYRMMMNTILEDDRRFGVLMIDPSSGQIANVGCCAEVVRCQRLPDDRMKILTLGQQRFRVLEYVREKPYRVGLVEWIDDTYTGQDLHLLAKEVDRLLQDVVRLSAKLTDQPLELPDDLPVLPVELSYWVAGNLYGVASEQQSLLELQDTAQRLQREAEILLSTRNHLAARVALKDALK; encoded by the coding sequence ATGGCTTCTTCCCTTGCGATTCGGGAACTCCCCCTCTTTCCCCTGCCTGAAGTGGTGCTTTTTCCAGGGCGGCCCCTCCCTCTCCATATTTTCGAGTTTCGTTATCGCATGATGATGAATACCATTTTGGAAGATGACCGTCGTTTTGGCGTATTGATGATCGACCCGAGTTCCGGTCAGATTGCCAATGTGGGTTGTTGTGCGGAGGTGGTACGTTGTCAACGTTTGCCGGATGACCGCATGAAGATCCTAACCCTTGGCCAACAACGCTTTCGCGTCCTAGAATACGTCCGGGAAAAGCCCTATCGAGTCGGCCTGGTGGAATGGATTGATGATACCTATACCGGCCAAGATCTCCACCTGCTGGCAAAAGAAGTTGACCGCCTTTTACAAGATGTGGTACGTCTCTCGGCTAAGCTAACCGACCAACCCCTAGAACTGCCCGATGATTTGCCTGTTTTACCCGTCGAACTCTCCTACTGGGTAGCTGGTAATCTCTACGGTGTGGCCAGTGAACAGCAGAGCCTGCTAGAACTGCAAGATACGGCCCAGCGTCTGCAACGGGAAGCGGAAATCCTACTCTCGACCCGCAATCATCTAGCCGCCCGAGTGGCCCTGAAGGATGCCCTGAAATAG
- the tatC gene encoding twin-arginine translocase subunit TatC, with protein sequence MPPTELDSTATPDSQAFLDELPDEVEMSFFDHLEELRRRIFYSLGVIVVGVVLCFVEVKPLVQWLEVPAQGVKFLQLAPGEFFFTSLKVAGYSGILVASPFILYQIIQFVLPGLTRRERRLLAPVVLGSSVLFFAGLLFAYYALIPAALRFFISYGADVVEQLWSIERYFEFVLLLMFCTGLAFQIPVIQIILGYLGITNSQMMLRNWRYIVLGAVILGAVLTPSTDPLTQSLLAGAVLILYFGGIWVVKLTGR encoded by the coding sequence ATGCCGCCCACCGAGCTAGATTCCACCGCCACCCCCGATTCCCAAGCTTTTCTCGATGAACTTCCCGATGAAGTGGAAATGTCCTTCTTCGATCATCTAGAGGAATTACGCCGACGGATTTTTTATTCCCTCGGGGTCATTGTAGTGGGGGTTGTCCTTTGCTTTGTAGAAGTGAAGCCCTTAGTCCAGTGGCTGGAGGTGCCGGCTCAAGGGGTCAAGTTTCTCCAGTTGGCCCCAGGGGAGTTTTTCTTTACTTCCCTCAAGGTGGCAGGATACAGCGGTATTCTCGTAGCGAGTCCCTTCATTCTCTACCAAATTATCCAGTTCGTTTTACCGGGACTAACCCGTCGGGAGCGGCGATTGCTGGCCCCCGTCGTCCTCGGTTCCAGTGTCCTTTTCTTTGCGGGTCTATTGTTTGCCTACTATGCCCTGATTCCAGCGGCCCTGCGCTTTTTCATTAGCTATGGAGCCGATGTGGTGGAACAACTCTGGTCGATCGAGCGCTATTTTGAGTTTGTCCTACTGCTGATGTTCTGCACCGGCCTGGCCTTTCAGATTCCCGTCATTCAAATCATTTTGGGCTATCTCGGTATTACTAATTCCCAGATGATGCTCCGAAATTGGCGCTACATCGTGCTGGGGGCCGTGATTTTGGGCGCGGTCTTAACCCCCTCGACGGATCCTTTAACTCAATCGCTGCTGGCTGGGGCCGTGCTGATCCTCTACTTTGGCGGGATTTGGGTCGTCAAACTAACGGGACGTTAG